CAATCTCATCTAAGGTACACCCATGCCTTGTgttctgttctgcctgggacaGGTTCCCGGCCCCAGTGACCATGATCTGGATATGTAGTTAGAAGGTGGATGCATTGATGGATGGGTTAAATTTGTACTCACTGAAAACTCTAGGATTAATCTGTCGAATTTGTCATTCAGAATAGTAAAAATAGTAATCTTTGTAATTAGTTGCTTTGGTACACTGAAGTGGGAGATCTGAATGAAACTGATCAAATGTGTCCAATTTCAGGAATTTCTGTGAATTACAATGTCAGGCAAGAAGTCAGGAAAAGCCCGGAGAATGGGCTCCACCCGCAAAGATTTGCGTGGTCTGGGCAGCCAGATGAGGGACAAAGAGGCAGACGTCTTTGCCACCCTGTCGGAGGAATCAAGGACCATGGAACATGAATCAGCAACCACAGGGGGAGAACCAAAGCCTATAGAGGAGGGATCAAGACCCATGGGAGAAGAATCATGGACCACAGGGGGAGAATCAAAGTGTACGGAGGACTCAATGGCTGTCGGGGTTGCATCTTGGTCCATGGAGAGAAACTCTGGGACCACAGAGGAGAAACGAGAGGTGGACTATAAACCAGAAGAAAGTTCCCTGTCAGAGAAAACAGCATCTTTGTTGGCACTCGCCCCATCACATGACCCTTACTCTGCTGACTCACCTCACCTGGAATCTCACAagatggagaaaaaaaagagaatgGGGTCCACTCGCAGAAAGCTTCCCACAGATTTGGAAGAACAGAGAAGGGAAGGGTGGGATGGTGCAGAGCAAGAGGAATGGCAAGGGGCTGCTAAGCATGCAGTGGACAAGCAAGCTGGAAGCAAGACAGCCCAACCATTAGGAGAGTTACACACAGAGCCACAAAAGGCTAGTGAGTGTCTGGAAGGAAGGGAAGAATCTACTATCACAGGAACACAGCATGCGATCCACATTTTAGAGGTGTCCACAATTGAGAACAAATCAGCTGATTCTCAGTTGTTCCCTCAAAGTATGTACAGTGAAGAAGCTCAAAAGAATAAACAATTACACTTAACCAATGAGAGCAATTTCATTATGAATTTAGACCAATCAGAAGGGAGGCTAACCGATGAAGACACCAGTGATAGAGACCTGCTCCTCAGAGAACTTCAATCAACAGACAGTGGTCAATTGGGCCATGCTGATGTTGCTCTACAGCTGCCaaaatcagaaaaaaacactgaacctGAGGACAACAAACATGAAATGACTCATTTTGAGCATAAAAAGAGGAAGATGGGCTCTACACGTAAGGGGGGGCGTGGCTTACAAATAAAAAGTGACAGGGAACAAGAGATTGATATTTTACCTGAGGAGATGCTAAGAAGCTCTGGAGACCTTGTGGACGTATGTGTGCTACAGGGCAAAGAGTCACAAGAGAAAAGCAGACTTGATGTGATACAGTATGTTAGCAAGGAACACGTAACAAAGGAAGGTTTGCTGGACATGGAGGAGAACGAGGAGGCAGAGGCGTTAACGAGAACCGATAGGGATAAAGAACAGGAGAAACACAAAATCACAAAAGAAACAAATGAGAAACATACAATATCAGGGTTTCTGGGCACAGATATGGTTGAGAAAGGGGAGACACAGGAAGCAACAGTAACAGATATTGTTGAAGACATTTTGGTAGACAtggaagggagggagagagatagATCAAGAGGCACAGGCATAGCTGAGGAAAATATGAAACCAGAGGTAAGAGAAACAGCAATTAGAGCTCCAGGATTAGGGGGAACTGGCATGGTTGACAGGGAGACAGAGGAGACAACAGGAACTAGAATTCTTGAATTTAACGAGACTCACAGACTTAGAGAAACACACGTATTAGAAGACAATGTGGCACAAGAGAACCGAGGAACAGATGGAGGACAAAGAGATGAGGCAGAGAAAGAGAGTGTAGCAGATGTCGTTCTGGAGGTAAATGTGATGAAATATGAAGGTGCAAGCAATGAGAAAGAGAGtacaaaagaggaagaaggagatGGTGCAGAGGCTAAAAAAACAGGAAAGAACTGGaggcaaacacagctgatgcagATTGACTTGAATATGTTAGAGTCATTTTCTTCGGAAAAGTATGAGCAAGAAGTTacagaaagagagaagaattCACCATTAGAGAACCCTTCAGTGGAGAGTtctttatttcatgatgaatccAAAACCTTTATTCCAGAGGAACAAGTAAAGTTCACTCCATTTGAGGATCTGCTGGAACCCTGTGAGAATAGCCAATTCTATAAATCAAGCCATATGGAAGCACCATCTACAGAagatgaaaacaaacaaaatgttataGTGCCCCAAGAATGGGAAAACTTAGGCAAAAACATTAAGACAGAATCAACTCATGGGAATGCCAGAAAAAATAAGAtggagaacagaagtacaggggCAGGTGATGATCAAAGTGTATTAGAAGAAATAAGAGCAGAAAAGGTAGATGTGAAgctggagagagaggagaaagggCAAGAAGAAAGTTGGGCCATCACTGAGGAACTGAACACCATCTTGAGGGACACAGGGGTATTAAAGGAACTTGATATACAGGAAGGTGATAAAAGCGTGGCAGAGCAGAAGCAAACTCCCCTGGTTGTGGAGGAGGTCAAAGGAGAACCAGAGGTAGATATGGTAGGAGGAATCAAGGAGAATAAATGGAAGTTGGCAGAAAagggagacataaaaatgaAAGGGACAAATATTGCAATGGAAGAGAGTGTAGCGGTCTCTCAGGAATTCTCCAAAACAGAAACCACAGACCGCAAAAAGGATGATTCTAGCTACATTTATGATCCTTTCCATAATGTGTCAGTAGATCCAATAGTAACCGAGAGGACTGCTGCCAATACCCTGTCATTGGAGATGAATCAAAAATCTGATGAGAGCTTTCAGAAAGAATCCACTCATAtgcagaaaaggaaaaaaatgggcTCTTCTCGCAAGGGAGGCAGGGGCCTACATAAGGAGACAGAAACGAGTAAAGGATTCAGCAAGATAGATGGGTTAGAAATCAGTGTGCAACAAGAGGAAAGAGAAGAGGAAAAGGCAACATTGGTAAAGCAAAATGTTATAAATGTGGTAATGGAGATGACAAAAGAGGAAACAAAAATCAGTATGGCAGAGGTGACATCAAAAAGCAAAGAGAAAGTCAAGATCACGAACGATAACAGCGGAGCTGAAGACTTTGAAAGCCAACAGAGTGTAACTGAGGATCCTACAGCAACTGAACAATTTGCCACTAATGTTGTAAAGGGCTTCGAACAGCATGAGGACTACTCAGACAGAGCATCCAGCAGGAGTGAGAAAAGAAGAAAGATGGGTACCTCTCACAGGAGAGGCAGGGAAAGGCTTAAAGAGAAGGAGATACAGGAAATGGCAGAGACTGAAGAGGAAACAATGGCTACAGACAATAAGGAATCTGCTACTGATGAAGTGATGAAATCAGTGCAAAATGAAGAGAGAGAATGTGGGAATGAGAAAGTAGAAAGGAAGAGTGGCAGTGGAAGTGGGAGCGACAAATCACTTACTTCCGTGGGCGTCATCCCAAATTTGCAGCGGCCCGAGAACTCGGCCATAACCACACAACAGGAATGTTCAGAGTCGCAAGACACATTTCTGCCAGCAGCAAGGAGAAAAATGGGATCCAGACGTCAGGGACAGGATAACCTGAGGAAGCGGGATGTGGGTCTGGAATGGTCCGAGGGCTGCACTGCAGAGGCACATATAAATACTGCTGCCCTTCTGCAGAGGATACAGGAAATTTTCCATCAGCCTGATGTTGAGGAGAAGGGTTGCATCACATGGGGAAATGTGCAGGTACCAATCTAGTAGGCTAATATATAACAATTGGATTGACTTTTTGACCATCagtgtttttaaatgaattattgTAATGGAATGTTACTCATTAGGAAACGCATCAATTACATTAGAAAACTTACATTCATTACTGTATTCACCTAAATCAAGTAAATGAAAATTATGGTTATATATGTGTGAGCTACGCCAGTGGAAAGAAGGTAAAATGCATCTTTGGCATTCACGATATGCGTCACAGGGaaaaatctttattaatgaCACATTATATTATAGCAAGCACTTCTAGATTTATGACTAGCTGCTGTCTTTCAGGGCCTGAGCCATGAGCTTGGTCTCAGCATTGAGGAACTTCACCAGGTGTTCCAGCAGCTGGATGGGGATCAGGACGGCCGGGTGACTCACCAGGACCTTACTGAAAGCCTTGGTGAGTCTTCACCATTTTATTAATCAATGTGGTGGACATATGCCCAGCAAGTCACTAGTGATTAGCACAGTAGTAAACGGTACAATTTGCTCAATTGCTGGAAAAACAATGAACACCATTATATGTGCCAAGTATAATACCCAGCACCTAAAAGCCGATTCTTTCACCCTTTTGTGCACAAAACAGAATCCTGCAAGCAAGAACAGTATTTCCAATTCAAGAGGGAATATTCTGGAACCCACAGCTTGGGGTAAGAGGGtgttgtggtgggggtgggctaGACATGTGTAAGTTGCTAGCTGTACATTTTGTAAAATTGTCATTGGCCTTGTTTAAAAAGTCCTATACATAATATTATAGTGTTAACATATTTCTATAGCTTTCAACAAATCATAGTTTTATTATATGAATACAAAAAACATCCcatttatgcatttttaaatcccccGAAGTGACTGAATTTAACACTCAGATACGTTACACCTGattcattgtttttatttacatttacattctaCTAATTcatctgatgcttttatccaaagtgacttacagtaaagAGAAGGATTACAATTCACGTGTGCCCCTTGCAGTCCTTTTCATGAAGCAGGGAAATGAAACGAGGTTGCATTTTAACTTTTGCATGTTTCTATTACATGCTTATTAATGGtctattttcagttttgctcatTTACAGCACAATTTAAATTTGTGTCTAGTTCCTAATTATGATATTTTCACAAATAAGTAAGAGAAAATATTGGTTGTGTTCATACCTGCATTGATTAATGTAAGCTCATGGGGGCtgcacttacacaaaaatgttctgagggcagaaggaaaaatgattggttcagagagataaccaatcagacagtAAATGAAGTGGGTTCAAGCAACTAGAGAAGGtggaaccaaccaatcagatgtctgaaTAGGCTGGAATTCAAATGAGAACCAGACCTTGATGTgtgtacatacacatacacatacaaacacacacacaccatgaccAGCTTCTCATTGGAATTTCAGTAAAGGTTTTACCCATGTTTTGTGTCCTTTGCTGCTTGGAATAAGTTGGATAAGGggtgggaagatggatggatatttctaTTTCCTGATGGGGTCAAAACTTATGCTGGTCTTTCTCTCTGCAGTACCTCAGGTGTCCACGGCAAAGCAGATTTTGGGGTCAAACCATCCATAAATGAGAACCTCCTGACTGGGTCAGGTCTCGCTCAGGCCGACCCCCACTTGAGAGAGGGGCAGGCACTCTGGGAGAAGAAGGGAACCCAGGCCAGGAGTGAGGATACAGGGTCGATAAGTAAGACACAGGAGAGTGAGGAGGCAGgggaaaaagaggaagaaaaggatgaggcagggagtaaggagcaggagagggaagAGGCAGGGGAAAAAGATGTGGAAACCGATGAGGCAGGGAgtaaggagcaggagagggaagAGGCAGAGGAAAAAGATGTGGAAACCGATGAGGCAGGGAgtaaggagcaggagagggaagAGGCAGAGGAAAAAGATGTGGAAACCGATGAGGCAGGGAgtaaggagcaggagagggaagAGGCAGAGGAAAAAGATGTGGAAACCGATGAGGCAGGGAgtaaggagcaggagagggaagaggcagaggaaaaagaggaagaaaaggatgaggcagggagtaaggagcaggagagggaagAGGCAGAGGAAAAAGATGTGGAAACCGATGAGGCAGGGAgtaaggagcaggagagggaagAGGCAGAGGAAAAAGATGTGGAAACCGATGAGGCAGGGAgtaaggagcaggagagggaagaggcagaggaaaaagaggaagaaaaggatgaggcagggagtaaggagcaggagagggaagAGGCAGAGGAAAAAGATGTGGAAACCGATGAGGCAGGGAgtaaggagcaggagagggaagaggcagaggaaaaagaggaagaaaaggatgaggcagggagtaaggagcaggagagggaagaggcagaggaaaaagatgtggaaaaggatgaggcagggagtaaggagcaggagagggaagAGGCAGAGGAAAAAGATGTGGAAACCGATGAGGCAGGGAgtaaggagcaggagagggaagAGGCAGAGGAAAAAGATGTGGAAACCGATGAGGCAGGGAgtaaggagcaggagagggaagaggcagaggaaaaagaggaagaaaaggatgaggcagggagtaaggagcaggagagggaagAGGCAGAGGAAAAAGATGTGGAAACCGATGAGGCAGGGAgtaaggagcaggagagggaagAGGCAGAGGAAAAAGATGTGGAAACCGATGAGGCAGGGAgtaaggagcaggagagggaagaggcagaggaaaaagaggaagaaaaggatgaggcagggagtaaggagcaggagagggaagAGGCAGAGGAAAAAGATGTGGAAACCGATGAGGCAGGGAgtaaggagcaggagagggaagaggcagaggaaaaagaggaagaaaaggatgaggcagggagtaaggagcaggagagggaagaggcagaggaaaaagatgtggaaaaggatgaggcagggagtaaggagcaggagagggaagaggcagaggaaaaagatgtggaaaaggatgaggcagggagtaaggagcaggagagggaagAGGCAGGGGAAAAAGATGTGGAAACCGATGAGGCAGGGAgtaaggagcaggagagggaagAGGCAGAGAAAAAAGATGTGGAAACCGATGAGGCAGGGAgtaaggagcaggagagggaagaggcagaggaaaaagaggaagaaaaggATGAGGCAGGGAGTAAGAAGCAGGAGAGGGAAGAGGCAGAGGGAAAAGAGGAAGAAAAGGATGAGGCAGGGAgtaaggagcaggagagggaagaggcagaggaaaaagaggaagaaaaggatgaggcagggagtaaggagcaggagagggaagAGGCAGGGGAAAAAGATGTGGAAACTGATGAGGCAGGGAgtaaggagcaggagagggaagAGGCAGGGGAAAAAGATGTGGAAACCGATGAGGCAGGGAgtaaggagcaggagagggaagaggcagaggaaaaagaggaagaaaaggATGAGGCAGGGAGTAAGAAGCAGGAGAGGGAAGAGGCAGAATcatggaataaaaaaaatgaaagtcaGAATACAGAATCCAAAAGTGAAGATTACAAGGCTGAGAAGGAAGAATTACTGAGTACTGGTCATGAACCTGAGGACACccatttaatgaatgaggaaggaGAACTGTTGAATAAAGATCAGGAGAGAAACTACACACAGTTTCTAAATCAGGAGCAGCAGAATGAGGGGTCCAAGGAACTGGATGAGGTCAGTGATGAAGCAGAGGGACTGAGGCAGTGTCAGGGAAGTAAAGAGGCAGAGATAATGAATGAGGACCAAGATAGTGGGAAAGCAGGTCTACTGCATAAGGACAGAGATATAAAGAAGGCAGAGTTAGCGAATAAAAATGAGGACAATGACCATATAAAGGTACTGAATGAGAAAGAAGAAAATATTATGGTGGAGCTATTGATTAAAAACCAGGGATGCAAGCAGGAAGAGTTATTAAGTATGGAAGAGAAGGGAGTGGAGGCAGAGTTTCTGAGTGAGGAACTTAACAATAAGGAGCAAGGGAATCAAGATACATACTGTGAGGAGGTAGAACCACTTAATGAGCATAGGGAGAGTGTGGTAAAGGATTCCCCAAATCAAAACCAGGATATGCGGATGACTATAAACCTATCAGGAGAAATGACACATGAAAAAGAAATAGTTATGTCAGTCAAACAGTTAGTGGACAATGAATCAAGCATCCAGGAAGAGAGTAAACAAAACGGTATGGATGCAGAGTTATTAAGTAAAGACCAGCAACAAAGGACGGCAGAGCTACTGAGTATGTACCAGGAAAGTGGGGAGGCAAAGACGATGTGCAAAGACCAGGGCAAGGAGGAAAGAGAGATACTGAGCAGATACCACGGGGCTGTGCAGGCAGGTATCATGACAATGACCCAGAACAATAATGTGGAAGGTATGGTAAGTAAGGACGAGGAAAGTGGGGAGGCAGAGATACTAAATCAAAATCAGGAGTGTGTGGAGTTAAAGCTGCTGAATGAAGACAAGGACAATGACATAACAGAGATACTGAGTAAGGATCAGGTCAGAGAAGAGACAGACTTACTAGGCTGTGACATGGAGAGTCAGTTGCTGAGTAAGCAGCAGCAAGGTGAGAAGGCCAAGATACTGAATCAATGCCAGAAGGGTGAGGAGGCACAGTTATTGTACGACGATCAGTATAATAAGGAGACAATGGTGCTGGGTAAATACAATGAGACTGTGACAGCCCATATGAAAATAACAAAGGATGGTAATAAAGCAGAGATGCTAAGTAAAGACCAGACTGGTGAGGAGGCAGAGCTACTAAATCAGAATAAGCAAAATGTGGAGGCACATATACTGAATGAAGGCCAGAACGGTAATGACCTGGAGAACCTGGGTCAGGATAGAAAAAAGACAGATTTGCTGAACAAACACATAGAGAATGAGCTACAG
This genomic stretch from Brienomyrus brachyistius isolate T26 chromosome 6, BBRACH_0.4, whole genome shotgun sequence harbors:
- the LOC125744541 gene encoding uncharacterized protein LOC125744541 isoform X47 — its product is MSGKKSGKARRMGSTRKDLRGLGSQMRDKEADVFATLSEESRTMEHESATTGGEPKPIEEGSRPMGEESWTTGGESKCTEDSMAVGVASWSMERNSGTTEEKREVDYKPEESSLSEKTASLLALAPSHDPYSADSPHLESHKMEKKKRMGSTRRKLPTDLEEQRREGWDGAEQEEWQGAAKHAVDKQAGSKTAQPLGELHTEPQKASECLEGREESTITGTQHAIHILEVSTIENKSADSQLFPQSMYSEEAQKNKQLHLTNESNFIMNLDQSEGRLTDEDTSDRDLLLRELQSTDSGQLGHADVALQLPKSEKNTEPEDNKHEMTHFEHKKRKMGSTRKGGRGLQIKSDREQEIDILPEEMLRSSGDLVDVCVLQGKESQEKSRLDVIQYVSKEHVTKEGLLDMEENEEAEALTRTDRDKEQEKHKITKETNEKHTISGFLGTDMVEKGETQEATVTDIVEDILVDMEGRERDRSRGTGIAEENMKPEVRETAIRAPGLGGTGMVDRETEETTGTRILEFNETHRLRETHVLEDNVAQENRGTDGGQRDEAEKESVADVVLEVNVMKYEGASNEKESTKEEEGDGAEAKKTGKNWRQTQLMQIDLNMLESFSSEKYEQEVTEREKNSPLENPSVESSLFHDESKTFIPEEQVKFTPFEDLLEPCENSQFYKSSHMEAPSTEDENKQNVIVPQEWENLGKNIKTESTHGNARKNKMENRSTGAGDDQSVLEEIRAEKVDVKLEREEKGQEESWAITEELNTILRDTGVLKELDIQEGDKSVAEQKQTPLVVEEVKGEPEVDMVGGIKENKWKLAEKGDIKMKGTNIAMEESVAVSQEFSKTETTDRKKDDSSYIYDPFHNVSVDPIVTERTAANTLSLEMNQKSDESFQKESTHMQKRKKMGSSRKGGRGLHKETETSKGFSKIDGLEISVQQEEREEEKATLVKQNVINVVMEMTKEETKISMAEVTSKSKEKVKITNDNSGAEDFESQQSVTEDPTATEQFATNVVKGFEQHEDYSDRASSRSEKRRKMGTSHRRGRERLKEKEIQEMAETEEETMATDNKESATDEVMKSVQNEERECGNEKVERKSGSGSGSDKSLTSVGVIPNLQRPENSAITTQQECSESQDTFLPAARRKMGSRRQGQDNLRKRDVGLEWSEGCTAEAHINTAALLQRIQEIFHQPDVEEKGCITWGNVQGLSHELGLSIEELHQVFQQLDGDQDGRVTHQDLTESLESCKQEQYFQFKREYSGTHSLGTSGVHGKADFGVKPSINENLLTGSGLAQADPHLREGQALWEKKGTQARSEDTGSISKTQESEEAGEKEEEKDEAGSKEQEREEAGEKDEEKDEAGSKEQEREEAEEKDVETDEAGSKEQEREEAEEKEEEKDEAGSKEQEREEAEEKDEEKDEAGSKEQEREEAEEKDVETDEAGSKEQEREEAEEKDVETDEAGSKEQEREEAEEKEEEKDEAGSKEQEREEAEEKDEEKDEAGSKEQEREEAEEKDVEKDEAGSKEQEREEAEEKDEEKDEAGSKKQEREEAEGKEEEKDEAGSKEQEREEAEEKEEEKDEAGSKEQEREEAGEKDVETDEAGSKEQEREEAGEKDVETDEAGSKEQEREEAEEKEEEKDEAGSKKQEREEAESWNKKNESQNTESKSEDYKAEKEELLSTGHEPEDTHLMNEEGELLNKDQERNYTQFLNQEQQNEGSKELDEVSDEAEGLRQCQGSKEAEIMNEDQDSGKAGLLHKDRDIKKAELANKNEDNDHIKVLNEKEENIMVELLIKNQGCKQEELLSMEEKGVEAEFLSEELNNKEQGNQDTYCEEVEPLNEHRESVVKDSPNQNQDMRMTINLSGEMTHEKEIVMSVKQLVDNESSIQEESKQNGMDAELLSKDQQQRTAELLSMYQESGEAKTMCKDQGKEEREILSRYHGAVQAGIMTMTQNNNVEGMVSKDEESGEAEILNQNQECVELKLLNEDKDNDITEILSKDQVREETDLLGCDMESQLLSKQQQGEKAKILNQCQKGEEAQLLYDDQYNKETMVLGKYNETVTAHMKITKDGNKAEMLSKDQTGEEAELLNQNKQNVEAHILNEGQNGNDLENLGQDRKKTDLLNKHIENELQVMHKDSEEAEILNKCQDRDEAVIISLVQEGEEAEILDKDQDNGELEDQEIEETERLQDEDNEEAEILDQENKEGHVTHKDQKREETALASKDIESEEAEILNGNQEYKEVESLNEDQDNEKADILKKHREGGEFEPLNTDEDREETEIEERYLQSEEAMIMQEDQEYSEVENLNMDQDSEEVETLEKKLEREKVETLNEEQETMKAETLIQGQQSEETAILIQDQESKEAEVMNTDQDSAEVHLLNKDWNSNEVQIQSNNKEGEEAEILSCHQEGEDMEVLNKEQDGEEIMVPDRDLETEEASQVQDFVQTELLNMGQMIEKVEIINQDQEGKEAEMQDQDQDSEESEIWDKGPESEETDRLNQDEEHVEVQLLKKDQDNEEVEFLDQKNKEAEIHEDQVREETDLVSIDMETEVQFRVKESERAEILNDNQECVEVELLNKDQDNEKADTLDMKLDSEEAEITNQDQESVEVYIQHEDQNSSDAENLGKYLEREEADITPKDRQREETDLLSADTLSEETEILNKVQDNEEAETLIQGQQSEETAILIQDQESKEAEVMNTDQDSAEVYLLNKDRNSNEVQIQSNNKEGEEAEILSCHQEGEDMEVLNKEQDGEEIMVPDRDLETEEASQVQDFVQTELLNMGQMIEKVGIINQDQEGMEAEMLDWDQEYVGVELPCTLQYRYKTHLRDAFDKLREVGGSENECDPDTSRAAVEDNEWIWDCELLKEQQYYSGCNEKKESWDIWDETDEAELGPTAYKERRELGSQIDNVIYWQRWSEDEFGRNNETRQILANDLYPIAEENETENNLEYNNVQITQDIAKIQEMPQAADQSNTIIHFIKDNHELKEIQENKCILSEGECAEQRNIVKLMELRGKTEDLKTFGNNKEHQDVETIEGTTGNTMENRQCPATLANAVNQKDSNDLSECFILDGEKQEANAIKQSPDSVLVRSDVLGGGNTDSTWVPEIPNNDDETICTGMAIQRDSIVREMGAMRGRQAMAETAEGLEVIQNAGFQMDGDRIQMQGSCEKDRGDVLEHLQLSMESDTKWDGGTSQGWDTIAMEMEYKEKTQRQNNYEGAGSKKLSEVITQEVIEHSGGTAGQQKGDGKNWDTFEGGLAQGDIALKHSEEESLHTDRAVEDYSNDCPHEKWDKTPVFSQYRGFEELEQKISTDEEKLLAYQGDGLERKTECLDVGPAQGTIQAKETEVGQQKDKGSDLIESEEASTGFSEDSESLIEKLKCDMNVMELLAEQGEKDNERRDEACKDNNQLLTELVEYSKRGSDMKGVDDTSRSSNKQGVSLIQHVNSEDKEKEGVKKREQGTERHRMTPEEVCGEEELRMEAIRIYEEAEQEMSGDVMAEREAAAKEQKHREDKGKEGFRAMGGGIVVTPEDNRQRAIGCLPTGSWSPPISGPDLLYNIVLVGSSSVGKTSFMKRTQSGEFTLDHCATIGLDSCIQSLLVDGRRVLLQLWDTAGQERYHSITKQILRKAQGLLLMYDITCIDSFNSVQYWMSCIQEGATDDVIIMLLGNKNDSFKREVPLHEGERLAKEYRIKFMECSVATGENVTLSMETLARMLKQQTDQKEEAPLILRKEQPKQRSGCC